The region TTCCTTGTGTTTAAGgccgaggaagaaagtgatgaagaagtgtctgatgaattgtctcgcCTGCTTaagcacgaggaaaaagccattcagtcgtttgaagagcatattgagttagtcaacttgggttccgaagatgatgtgaaggaagtcaagactgggtctcaactatgtccagaggttaagaaggggttgattgatcttcttcgacagtatttaaatgtgtttgcttggtcctatcaagacatgcctggtttagattctgagattgtggagcatagattgccattgaagccagaatgcccaccagtcaagcagaagcttagaagaacccatcctgatatggcagtgaaaaccaaagaagaagtgcagaagaaaattaatgttggtttccttgttaatgctgagtatccgcagtggatggccaatattgtgtccgCAGTTACTCTTTTCTAGCAGTTTCATTTTGCTGTCCAAGAAAATaacccatggactcttctaatacagtcaaatacataatcaatggtcttccttccactggagGAGACATGATaggaggctcaagcagatactccttgatgCTATTAAAAGCTTTCTGGAATTCCTCTATccaaacacaaccttgatctttgcAGAGAAGCTTGAATACTGTTccacacgtggcagtcatgtgagatatgaaCCTGGATATATAATTTAGACGCCTGAGGAAACCTCTGACTTGATTTTCTATCTTCGGCGCAAGCATTTCTTGAATAGATCTGACTttatcaggatctacttcaatacctttctggCTAATAATGAAACCCAATAGCTTTCCTGAATGGACACCgaaagtacatttattaggattcaaccgaagtttaaactttctcaatcgccgaaacaacttcaacaaatacataacatgatcttcttcagtcttcaatttagcaatcatataatcaacatagacttctatctcttTATGCATTGTGTCATGGAAAAGAATAGTCATGGCTCTTTGTTACGTTGCACCAGCATTAttcaaactgaaaggcatcactctatagcagaatgttccccaaggtgtgataaatgttgtttttttccatgtcttcaggtggcatcttgatctgattataaccagagaactcatccataaaggagaagacgTTGAACTTAGTCATATTATCTACCAAAatatcaatgtgtggcaggggaaaatcatctttcagactagctttattcaagtccttataatcaacacacatccgaactttaccatctttctttggaacgGGTACAATGTAAGCCACCCATTGAGGGTATTCAGCACTAACAAGGAAACCAATATCAATATtcttctgaacctcctctttaatCTTGACATCCATATCAAggtgagttcttctcaacttctacttaaccaacggacattctggcttcaacggcaacctatgctccacaatatcaatatcaagacttggcatatcttgataagactATGCAAACACATCCATATAATCTCTAAGAAGCTCTACCATCCTattcttaacatctggacaaagtagtgccccaatcttgacttctttcttgttatcTTCGGAACCTAGATTAATCACTTCCAATGGCTCTTTATGAGGCTGAATGGTattctcttcgtgctcaagcaacCGAGAAATCTCATCAGTAATCTCTTCATCATCCTATTCTTCCATTTCGAACAAAGgaaattcaaagttgggagaaGGCTTAGGGTCATTATCTTCAGTGGGATTAACAATTAATCTacacaatgattttatgcttgattttaaaacataaaaaaataaactcacattgtgatgcagatataaaagtgattattattttattttttatgttaccatttttcCAGAATAAGCAAAAAGGAAAAACACAATATAGATAAacgaaataacattttattaatgataatgaaATTTGAAACAAAGCCCACATAGATTTACTTTCACCATGGGCATAATGAAAGAATTTTGAAAATAACAAACACAAACATATTACTTCGACAAGTGAATAACAAAAGGAACATTAACAACAATCCAATTCTGGCACACCGatccatgtgtcacaaagtttGTCACTTGTTGCTCTTCGTCGTCTTCCAAGATTGCGGCATCAGATTGGTCCTTAGAATGAATAAAGCCAGCGCTGTGAAACACTTCTTAAATTGCTTCAAATCTCTTTAGGTTTCACCAGGTGAAAAACCCAAACCAACTATGTTCTTGTTCTCAACAAGCTCAACAATCTATCCCCATCTAGTAgattgaccattctccaccacAAACTAGGCATCTTTTAAGGATGACATGGATTCACCATTCTTAACAGCAATATTATCAATATAAGGAGCTTGAAATGATGTTCCTTCAGCTTCGTTAGCATCAATGTATGAAAATGAAGAAAGGTGACTCACCAACATGGCATGCTCGCCACCCACGATCATTAATTTCCCATTCTTCACAAAATTCAACTTTTGGTGTATAGTTGATGTAACTACCCCAACCTCATGAATCCAGGAATGTCCTAAGAGATAATTATAGGAAggatgaatatccatcacttgaaagGTATTTTGAAATAAGCACAAACCTATCTTTATCGGGAGATCAATCTCCTCAATTACAGTCTTCCTCGAGCCATCAAAGGCCTTGACAATAACTCCACTGAATCTCATCGGAGCACCTTGGTAAGCAAGTTTAGACATCGTAGACTTAGGAAGAACATTCAAAGATGATCCAGTATCCACgaacacattggacaaagcatctTCTTGACAATTCAAAGAGATATGCAGGGCCAAATTATGATTCCTCCCCTgctcgggaagctcttcatcactgaagctcaaattgttacatgCGGTAATATTAGCCACAATGCCATCAAATTGATCAAGTGTCACGTTATGGTCCACATAGGCCTGCTCTAGAACCTTCTGAAAATCTTCTCGTTGTGCTTCCGAACTCATTAGAAGGGATAACACATATATCTTGGATGGAGTGTGCAACAACTGGTCCACCATATTAaaatcactcttcttgatcaatttcAACACCTCATCTTGATCAATATTCTGATTCATAATACTGGATTGGCCGGCTTGTAAAACAGGAGTTTTCTCTGAACTTGATTTCTCTATCACTACATTTTCAGTCCTCTTAGGAGCTGCAACAACAAATACccgaccacttcgggtcacacCAGTTACATTGGCAATATTCACAACGGACAAAAAAGTAGGAATGTGCACTTCTTTGCTGTCTTCTACCATAGTAGCATTGTACTtgtaaggcacaactttatcagactTGTAAGGCGTAGGACCCGTCAAACGAATAACCAATGGAGAAACAACGGTCTTCTGACCATCATATGCAATCACAACCGGTTCTGGGAGATTAAAAAGAGGAATTATGACGTTCACCTCATgcttgtcataccccaaaattcaccctacccttcACAATGATCATGGGTCACTAATCCTAGTCATTTACATATCATCATAGGCATTCATTTCATCTACATAAACATGGTTCAACACAAGAAGACATGTGCCTTGGATTCATGGCTTTGTGTTTACACCAGTGGAAACTAGGGTTCCTCAGCAACTTAATCCAACCCTAACTTGGAAATAGCTCTTGATGCCTGGATAATACACCTGTAGATAGTGTGTCAACTATGGCTAGTTGAGGAGGTAAAACCCTAATTTGGCGATCCATATTTGACCAATATGTACCTAAACCCTAATCATGTCCAAATACTCATTGGGTGTCCTATTAACCCTAATTTCAACTGACCCATCATCCTTCACGGTGCTTGATTATCTTGCTTGGTTAAATTGCATTCAACAACTTCTTGTTGACCTTTTTGCTTTGATTCCCTTCACCTTATTTATGACCATTGATCATAGTCTAATTTCTTGGTGCCACCACTTTCATCTGCCCCATTTCCTTTCATAGTCTTCCCTCTAGGTCATCCTCATACCTAGTGCCTAGTTCATAGCTTGCCTAGATCCATTTCATATGGTCACTCTCACTCAAGTCCTTTATCATGCCTTTGGTTTGGTCCATGGATCTCTGGTTAAGTCCTAGTTCATTGTGTCTCTTGGTCCTTTCTAAGATATTTGTTTCATGCTTGTCATTGTTCATTCAAGTTATGGTTATGTCctgttggttctatgtgttggcaacaattttggtaaaacctagagtgttcacaaattgtcacaagtgttgtcttgatataagataacatgtacctgcagggtGTTAAAATatgaatatgcaggattttactgagatgtcagacccgatgccatgacatctgtatacagaacattcagtctgaatgttatgtattgtgtgattgtCCTTTTTgtgctaatctatgtgtgattgatgtaatgattgaacGCGCGCTCAATCAGTAATTACGACCAAATTGACTTgttttccaacgagatataatcaactgtcatgagaagatatgaatggaaaaaagttttagggttttatgatgtccaagcctagccaaatgcttctatataaaggatatggaaaacctggttttatacacaagagataatgaacgaaatattgagagagaataagggtttgagtCTTGTGTGGTAGTGTGTATTGTAAGCCgttcattcatccatagatgattgaattgaactgatttttgagttataatttgtccactctaagctttgaagcatgagtgtgtgtttacttgattgaagcttttaagcaagatcaagtatgtgcctttgaagagtgtcttcttgtcattgtaattcttgttttatatcactgcagtgattgagggggagtgagtaggatctcatatctaagagttcttaggtagaagtcacacaggtagagattaggtgaaaagattgtaccttgaagttgtttactgagagtctttgaactgattctgtttagtggatttccttcctggcttggtagcccccagacgtaggtgagtttgcaccgaactgggttaataattgcCTGTGTCTCTTacattactgttctttatcttttatcctgtttgtattgttcagatattagtgtcgtgacattaccttcgacatctcatatttgataccagaatttcatgtCCCTTAATTCATGGTAATGATTCATTCATTTCAAGTGTCAATCCATTTCAAGTCATAATGTTATCCAAGAAACAAATTATATTCAATTCATGTTCAAGTTATTTAGTTCATCAATTCTTCCATTTCAATTCATTACAAGTATCATAGTCATACAAAATTCAATGTTCATGTACAAGCCTCAAATTCATTCTGTGAGGGCAAAGATtcctagtccttattttaatgatgtcaaacctttttaGTTTCTCATAATGCGTGCTTTGCacggtgtcatcatatcatagagCGTATTAACCCTCCCACATGCTCAAAGTACAAGTGAAATGTGTCCATGCATATAGGAGCATCTCATTGATTTGAAAAATGCACTTGATCATCGCTGGTACCTTAGGGTCATAAAAGAATTGTTTCAAGTGATCAAAATATGTCTCAAAAACCTTTTTGACAGTCTAAGAACTTTGAGTCGACTCACACCTTGGAGCGGTCCACTCATTCATACATATCCCAATCTATGAAACTCCCGGGTCTGCACAGGTCAAGTCATAGGTTGACTCAATCCTGGGAAAACTAAATGAGTTGACTCATCCACATGATTGCGTCAACTCATTGCATGTTTCGTTTGAACCATATTgccacgggtctgaacaggtcgagttataggtcgactcaactcaggaaaaaccctgtttgagttgactcatcccctatttgagtcgactcatcgcctgCTTCATTTGAGTAGTTTTTGcctcgggtctgaacaggtcgagtgaTCTGTGTGAACAGGTCGAGTGGTCGCTGTTGGCGTTCAATTTTCTGCTGTGCATTTTTGCAAAGTTATCCTGTTATGTATGTTACTttgtccatgcatcatataaatattctagagtctATTCTTCAAAAAataacaagaaaagtgaaagatatacactaaatttcctcttcatcttcattcttcattgcatttcttaacaactacacataacaatttttgttgatcattgtGCATTGTTATGGTGATAACCTCCAAATAAgattgtgtaatcttagtttgggtagaggctttgagtgggtttttcttaaataaaacgattggggttttgtcctccaagaattaGGTTTTTTTTGCACTaatctttgcttcatagattcagccgagtgaaaggtttgaagaacggtgggttcgttgaaacaagtaacggtaactggaggattgtgaagaaaggtTAGGGTTCAAGTGTCTTGCGATTGAAGTCATCCGAGTTAGAATTTTGGAGAACATGaagttcttgcaataaggtagctacaaccCGAGATTTCACGCACATCCGATCGAAATCAGCCgagctagagttttggagaacgtggagttcttgcaataaggtagctacaacTAGAGGTTTATTCGAAACacttgaaggacttggttcaaaTTGAATCAATGAGAGAGAAGTGAATAAGATCTACAACAACACTTGGGGTTGgttggtggtgatcatttcttctcttgtattaactttgcaatttgataataaatatctcaattctagttttagaattgagggaaGATGTACCCTAAGCGAGACCGAAAGGGGAGCTGCCTAAACAAATctggtgttgttctctctttctctaaaCTCTTTAAATTCTACAGAAATTGAGTCTTGTGTCAAATTAATAGTAAAATTAGTCTcgcttaattgttgtgcatataagttgttcgataaattggtgcaatcactttgattgcaactaagtaaaattctgcacatttaatttgagtgaaattgagaTTTGGTGTGGAGTGCACACCAAGTTTTTGATAAAATTAACCTCACACAAGTCTATCAATATTTTACTTGTTATCTTATTGTGTTAACTCATCATTATAGGTAACTATATCAAGGATTGGGGTAattaatcgattgatttagatagtggttgattatctctatcttagttattccatttggtttcacgcatatactgatctattcaacccccttCTAGATTGGTACTATCGTCTAACACATTCACTTCAAGAATCaatattaatttaaatatataaGGAAATTCCATACATTACATAAGCATAAAATGTTCATTACATGGGAAAATTACAAAAAAATGAAGGTTTGACCAcatgttgactttggtcaacgattgactttttggtcaactttgaccaaagttAACTCAAGCCCTTGACCCTAAATTCTCATCCTAAACCATAAACTCATTTCCTAACCATTCAAGATCCATCATAATTCCTTGACTTGCCATTTATGCATGTTGCCTCAAAATTCCAAAGTTGATGACCTTGTGCCTTGTTCCCATACCATCATGTGCATATGACCCAAAACCTGTATTCCACAAGCTTGTCC is a window of Lathyrus oleraceus cultivar Zhongwan6 chromosome 6, CAAS_Psat_ZW6_1.0, whole genome shotgun sequence DNA encoding:
- the LOC127094480 gene encoding uncharacterized protein LOC127094480, translating into MDRQIRVLPPQLAIVDTLSTEPVVIAYDGQKTVVSPLVIRLTGPTPYKSDKVVPYKYNATMVEDSKEVHIPTFLSVVNIANVTGVTRSGRVFVVAAPKRTENVVIEKSSSEKTPVLQAGQSSIMNQNIDQDEVLKLIKKSDFNMVDQLLHTPSKIYVLSLLMSSEAQREDFQKVLEQAYVDHNVTLDQFDGIVANITACNNLSFSDEELPEQGRNHNLALHISLNCQEDALSNVFVDTGSSLNVLPKSTMSKLAYQGAPMRFSGVIVKAFDGSRKTVIEEIDLPIKIGLCLFQNTFQVMDIHPSYNYLLGHSWIHEVGVVTSTIHQKLNFVKNGKLMIVGGEHAMLVSHLSSFSYIDANEAEGTSFQAPYIDNIAVKNGESMSSLKDA